One stretch of Streptomyces sp. A2-16 DNA includes these proteins:
- a CDS encoding SpoIIE family protein phosphatase — MGAAGIPASEGGEPPREAVRPSGLLDELGMASVVLDSEGRIVLWSPQAEELFGYGAQEALGQYAAHLMIHEQHADLVVKLFADVMETGQSWAGAFPIRRKDGSTKLVEFRNMRLLDDHGDVYALGLCADQSTVRRLERDVALSTRMVSQSPIGLAVLDTELRYVSVNPALERLNGVPAEEHVGRKIGEVLPHLDVSAFEAAAHEVLRTGTPLVDQHTTGHTPADPDTEHAWSVSLYRLEDALGTVLGVAGSVLDITEQHLATVEAETARRRLALVADASARIGTTLDLDRTARELADVAVPELADMAAVDLLEAVVQGRPSTLSPSEPAVMRPLAVDAAGAPDALDAADPPGQVARYAPDRLVTECVRTGSPVLVPRVGPEDLDRIARSPEAAAVLAGAGVHSYLAVPLIARGEVLGALDLKRARNPEPFGEDDLLLARELAARAAVQIDNARWYQDARNTALTLQRSLLPSHPTLTGGLEVASRYQPAGATAEVGGDWFDVLPLDEGKTALVVGDVMGSGINAAATMGRLRTATTTLASLDLDPAKLLEHLDRITEDLDQSIATCVYAVHDPRLGQCRIANAGHLPPVRLRPGRPPELLELPTGAPLGVGGVTFSTTIVDLAPGDRLVLYTDGLVETRQHPLDERLDALLDLLDSPDGPLEEVCDLLLRTLHQPDNSDDVALLIARVRTPGF; from the coding sequence ATGGGTGCAGCCGGAATACCCGCGTCGGAGGGCGGCGAGCCCCCGCGCGAGGCGGTACGGCCGAGCGGGCTGCTCGACGAGCTGGGCATGGCCTCGGTGGTGCTGGACTCCGAGGGCCGCATCGTGCTCTGGAGCCCGCAGGCCGAGGAGCTGTTCGGGTACGGCGCCCAGGAAGCGCTCGGGCAGTACGCGGCCCATCTGATGATCCACGAACAGCACGCCGACCTGGTCGTCAAGCTGTTCGCCGACGTCATGGAGACCGGCCAGAGCTGGGCCGGAGCCTTCCCCATCCGGCGCAAGGACGGCAGCACCAAACTCGTCGAGTTCCGCAACATGCGGCTGCTGGACGACCACGGTGACGTCTACGCGCTCGGGCTGTGCGCCGACCAGTCGACCGTGCGCCGCCTGGAGCGGGACGTGGCGCTGTCGACACGGATGGTCTCCCAGTCCCCGATCGGCCTGGCCGTACTGGACACCGAGCTGCGCTACGTCTCGGTGAACCCGGCCCTGGAACGGCTGAACGGGGTGCCGGCCGAGGAACACGTCGGGCGGAAGATCGGCGAGGTGCTGCCGCATCTCGACGTCAGCGCCTTCGAGGCCGCAGCGCACGAGGTGCTGCGGACCGGCACACCGCTCGTCGACCAGCACACGACCGGCCACACGCCCGCGGACCCGGACACCGAGCACGCCTGGTCGGTGTCGCTGTACCGCCTGGAGGACGCCCTGGGGACCGTCCTCGGGGTGGCGGGCTCGGTGCTGGACATCACCGAGCAGCACCTGGCCACTGTGGAGGCCGAGACGGCCCGGCGCCGGCTCGCCCTCGTCGCGGACGCCTCGGCCCGCATCGGCACCACCCTCGACCTGGACCGCACCGCCCGTGAACTGGCCGACGTGGCCGTCCCGGAACTCGCGGACATGGCGGCCGTGGACCTGCTGGAGGCGGTGGTGCAGGGCAGACCCAGCACCCTCTCCCCCTCCGAGCCCGCCGTGATGCGCCCCCTGGCCGTCGACGCGGCCGGTGCCCCGGACGCCCTGGACGCGGCCGATCCGCCCGGGCAGGTCGCCCGCTACGCCCCCGACCGCCTGGTCACCGAGTGTGTGCGCACCGGGAGCCCGGTCCTGGTGCCCCGGGTCGGACCCGAGGACCTCGACCGCATCGCCCGCTCACCGGAGGCGGCCGCGGTGCTGGCCGGCGCCGGCGTGCACTCCTATCTGGCCGTGCCGCTCATCGCGCGCGGCGAGGTGCTGGGCGCCCTCGACCTCAAGCGCGCCCGCAACCCGGAGCCGTTCGGCGAGGACGACCTGCTGCTGGCGCGGGAGCTGGCGGCCCGCGCGGCGGTGCAGATCGACAACGCCCGCTGGTACCAGGACGCCCGCAACACCGCGCTCACCCTCCAGCGCAGCCTGCTGCCCAGCCACCCCACGCTGACCGGCGGCCTGGAGGTCGCCTCCCGCTACCAGCCCGCGGGCGCCACCGCCGAGGTCGGCGGTGACTGGTTCGACGTGCTCCCGCTGGACGAGGGCAAGACCGCGCTGGTCGTGGGCGACGTGATGGGCAGCGGCATCAACGCGGCCGCGACCATGGGCCGGCTGCGCACCGCGACGACCACCCTGGCCTCCCTCGACCTCGACCCTGCCAAGCTCCTCGAACACCTCGACCGGATCACCGAGGACCTGGACCAGTCCATCGCCACCTGCGTGTACGCCGTGCACGATCCACGGCTCGGCCAGTGCCGGATCGCCAACGCCGGGCACCTGCCCCCGGTACGGTTGCGCCCAGGCCGTCCCCCCGAACTCCTCGAACTGCCCACGGGGGCGCCGCTGGGCGTGGGCGGTGTCACCTTCTCCACGACCATCGTCGACCTCGCACCCGGTGACCGGCTCGTCCTGTACACGGACGGCCTCGTCGAGACCCGGCAGCATCCGCTCGACGAACGCCTGGACGCGCTCCTCGACCTGCTCGACAGCCCCGACGGTCCGCTGGAGGAGGTCTGCGACCTGCTGCTGCGCACACTGCACCAGCCGGACAACTCCGACGACGTGGCGCTGCTGATCGCGCGGGTGCGGACGCCTGGGTTCTGA
- a CDS encoding putative protein N(5)-glutamine methyltransferase, with translation MPPLSRRSPRSPRFASPDAVVAALRTAGCVFAEDEARLILAAARTPDELADMVDRRVTGHPLELVVGWAEFRGLRVTVTPGVFVPRRRTEFLVEQALAQAPDARVVVDLCCGSGAVGAALAAGLGPVELHAADIDPAAVDCARRNTADAGGRVHTGDLFEALPAELRGRVDILAANVPYVPTEDVALLPAEARDHEPLAALDGGTDGLDVLRRVVAGAPRWLAPAGCLLVETSERQAPAAVDAFTRGGLTARLAVSEELYAHVVIGTRA, from the coding sequence ATGCCCCCACTTTCTCGCCGTTCTCCACGGTCTCCCCGCTTCGCCTCTCCCGACGCCGTCGTCGCCGCTCTGCGCACCGCGGGCTGTGTCTTCGCCGAGGACGAGGCCCGGCTGATCCTCGCCGCCGCCCGCACCCCGGACGAACTGGCCGACATGGTGGACCGCCGGGTCACCGGCCACCCCCTCGAACTCGTCGTCGGCTGGGCCGAGTTCCGGGGCCTGCGTGTCACCGTGACGCCCGGCGTCTTCGTGCCCCGCCGTCGCACCGAGTTCCTCGTCGAGCAGGCCCTCGCCCAGGCGCCGGACGCCCGTGTCGTCGTGGACCTGTGCTGCGGCTCGGGCGCGGTCGGCGCCGCGCTCGCCGCCGGGCTGGGCCCGGTGGAGCTGCACGCCGCCGACATCGACCCGGCCGCCGTGGACTGCGCCCGCCGCAACACCGCCGACGCGGGCGGCCGGGTCCACACCGGCGACCTGTTCGAGGCCCTCCCCGCCGAGCTGCGCGGCCGCGTCGACATCCTGGCCGCCAACGTCCCCTACGTCCCCACCGAGGACGTGGCCCTCCTCCCCGCCGAGGCCCGTGACCACGAGCCCCTGGCCGCCCTCGACGGCGGCACGGACGGCCTGGACGTCCTGCGCCGCGTCGTGGCCGGGGCTCCCCGGTGGCTCGCCCCCGCCGGCTGCCTCCTCGTCGAGACCAGCGAGCGCCAGGCCCCCGCCGCCGTCGACGCCTTCACCCGCGGCGGCCTGACGGCCCGCCTGGCGGTCTCGGAGGAGCTGTACGCCCATGTCGTGATCGGCACCAGGGCCTAG
- a CDS encoding MarR family winged helix-turn-helix transcriptional regulator, with the protein MTVFARRARASAGRLHPELSLVSYTLLGHLEERDGCRATDLAAHYALDKSTVSRQVAALERSGLIERRQDPADHRVQVLHLTEAGRRILGEVTVSRRAAVGERLAQWSPEDLERFAEYLVRYNAWPGPADGQDTASGSRSGTRAARKAVVRLSRKPRDS; encoded by the coding sequence ATGACGGTCTTCGCACGACGGGCCCGGGCGTCGGCGGGCCGTCTGCACCCCGAGCTGTCGCTGGTGTCGTACACGCTCCTCGGGCATCTGGAGGAGCGCGACGGCTGCCGCGCCACGGACCTGGCCGCCCATTACGCCCTGGACAAGTCCACGGTGAGCCGCCAGGTCGCCGCTCTGGAGCGGTCCGGTCTCATCGAGCGGCGCCAGGACCCGGCGGACCACCGGGTCCAGGTGCTGCATCTGACCGAGGCCGGCCGCCGGATCCTGGGCGAGGTCACCGTGAGCCGCCGCGCGGCCGTCGGTGAGCGGCTCGCGCAGTGGTCCCCGGAGGACCTGGAGCGCTTCGCCGAGTACCTCGTGCGCTACAACGCCTGGCCCGGTCCGGCCGACGGTCAGGACACCGCCTCCGGCAGCCGTTCGGGCACCCGTGCGGCGAGGAAGGCCGTCGTGCGCCTGAGCCGGAAGCCGAGGGACTCGTAG
- a CDS encoding GNAT family N-acetyltransferase: MTTGAPHVLDNPALASLTGPHAHFAEKRGRILRYPVDVSPWLAMPDEPDAGDWADVAALAGPGTEVPLTGFAGPPPQGWEVTFHVEGVQFVDDGLAAAPDPEAVRLGPADVPEILDLIARTRPGPFLPRTVEMGTYLGIRREGALVAMAGERLHPPGWTEISAVCSDPAVRGQGLATRLILAVAHGVRQRGETPFLHTGAGNTQAIRLYESLGFRLRRTTAFLAARVPERLPEAVS, from the coding sequence ATGACCACCGGCGCACCCCACGTCCTCGACAACCCCGCCCTGGCCTCCCTGACCGGCCCGCACGCCCACTTCGCCGAGAAGCGCGGCCGGATCCTGCGCTACCCCGTCGACGTCTCGCCGTGGCTGGCGATGCCCGACGAGCCCGACGCCGGCGACTGGGCCGACGTCGCCGCGCTCGCGGGCCCGGGCACCGAGGTGCCGCTGACCGGTTTCGCGGGACCGCCGCCGCAGGGCTGGGAGGTCACCTTCCACGTCGAGGGCGTGCAGTTCGTGGACGACGGTCTCGCCGCCGCACCCGACCCGGAGGCGGTCCGTCTCGGCCCCGCCGACGTGCCCGAGATCCTCGACCTGATCGCCAGGACCCGCCCCGGACCCTTTCTGCCCCGCACCGTCGAGATGGGCACCTACCTGGGCATCCGCAGGGAGGGCGCTCTCGTCGCGATGGCGGGGGAGCGACTGCACCCGCCGGGCTGGACCGAGATCAGCGCGGTCTGCTCCGACCCGGCCGTCCGCGGTCAGGGCCTGGCGACCCGGCTCATCCTCGCCGTCGCGCACGGCGTACGGCAGCGCGGCGAGACGCCGTTCCTGCACACCGGAGCCGGGAACACGCAGGCCATCAGGCTCTACGAGTCCCTCGGCTTCCGGCTCAGGCGCACGACGGCCTTCCTCGCCGCACGGGTGCCCGAACGGCTGCCGGAGGCGGTGTCCTGA
- a CDS encoding NADP-dependent oxidoreductase, whose translation MPKAYVFTRYGGPETEAFVDVDRPSPGPGRLLVAVRAAGVNPVDWKQRTGYRRPGEDGAQVFPVVFGNEVSGVVEEIGEGVEGFAVGDEVFGTALSGGYTEYTLVPAAVAAHKPAELAHATAATLPVAAATAYDGVRQLDLPAGATLLVTGAGGGVGAAAVQIARAFGLRAVGVASGAKTDFVESLGAVHVSSGPDWQTRARAAAPAGVDGVYDLVGGEVLAEAAELLTDRTKLITAGAPEEEVRRLGGARVARARNAAVLEEVARLVVNGDLDPHITGTFPLDRAGEALRTVEEGHSRGKTVIEVAR comes from the coding sequence ATGCCCAAGGCGTACGTCTTCACGCGGTACGGCGGACCGGAGACCGAGGCGTTCGTGGACGTGGACCGGCCGAGCCCCGGGCCAGGCCGGCTGCTCGTGGCCGTTCGCGCGGCGGGCGTGAACCCCGTGGACTGGAAGCAGCGCACGGGCTACCGCCGCCCCGGCGAGGACGGTGCGCAGGTCTTCCCCGTCGTGTTCGGCAACGAGGTCTCCGGTGTCGTCGAGGAGATCGGTGAGGGCGTCGAGGGCTTCGCCGTCGGGGACGAGGTGTTCGGCACCGCGCTGTCCGGTGGCTACACCGAGTACACCCTCGTGCCGGCCGCCGTCGCCGCGCACAAGCCGGCCGAGCTGGCCCACGCGACGGCCGCCACCCTGCCCGTCGCCGCCGCGACCGCGTACGACGGCGTCCGCCAGCTCGATCTGCCCGCGGGCGCCACGCTGCTGGTGACCGGGGCGGGCGGGGGAGTCGGCGCGGCGGCCGTGCAGATCGCCCGCGCCTTCGGGCTGCGCGCGGTCGGCGTCGCGAGCGGGGCCAAGACGGACTTCGTCGAGTCGCTCGGCGCCGTCCACGTCTCCTCAGGACCGGACTGGCAGACGCGGGCCCGGGCCGCCGCGCCCGCCGGTGTCGACGGGGTGTACGACCTCGTCGGCGGCGAAGTGCTCGCCGAGGCCGCCGAGCTGCTCACCGACCGGACGAAGCTGATCACCGCCGGCGCCCCGGAGGAGGAGGTGCGGCGGCTGGGCGGTGCGCGCGTGGCGCGGGCCCGCAACGCGGCCGTACTGGAGGAGGTCGCGCGCCTCGTGGTGAACGGCGACCTGGACCCGCACATCACCGGGACGTTCCCCCTCGACAGGGCGGGCGAGGCCCTGCGCACCGTCGAGGAAGGCCACTCCCGCGGCAAGACCGTCATCGAGGTCGCCCGATGA
- a CDS encoding sulfite oxidase-like oxidoreductase: MNVTRGFMGRPRVHNEGLPPGQYDAGDDWPVLSAEVTPDLSPAEWTFRVDGLVEQPRTWDWDEAHALPASAYEGDIHCVTSWSKFGVRFAGVSLDAFLDVVRPHGSATHAVAYSHTGYTTNLPLADLTGGRAWIAWEYDGKPLPAEHGGPARLLVPHLYFWKSAKWIAGLTLLDHDEPGFWEQNGYHARGNPWEEQRYSGD; this comes from the coding sequence ATGAACGTCACCCGAGGCTTCATGGGACGCCCCCGCGTCCACAACGAGGGGCTGCCACCCGGCCAGTACGACGCGGGCGACGACTGGCCCGTCCTGTCCGCGGAGGTCACCCCGGACCTGTCACCGGCCGAGTGGACGTTCCGGGTGGACGGACTGGTCGAACAGCCGCGCACCTGGGACTGGGACGAGGCGCACGCGCTGCCCGCGTCGGCCTACGAGGGTGACATCCACTGTGTGACGAGCTGGTCGAAGTTCGGGGTGCGGTTCGCGGGTGTGTCGCTGGACGCGTTCCTGGATGTGGTGCGCCCCCATGGGTCCGCCACCCATGCCGTCGCCTACTCCCACACCGGGTACACCACGAACCTGCCGCTCGCGGACCTGACCGGCGGGCGGGCCTGGATCGCCTGGGAGTACGACGGCAAGCCGCTGCCCGCCGAGCACGGCGGTCCGGCACGGCTGCTGGTGCCGCACCTGTACTTCTGGAAAAGCGCGAAGTGGATCGCGGGGCTGACGCTGCTCGACCACGACGAGCCGGGTTTCTGGGAGCAGAACGGCTATCACGCTCGGGGCAACCCGTGGGAGGAGCAGAGGTACTCCGGTGACTGA
- a CDS encoding ferredoxin reductase, giving the protein MTETFAPVTRFAVPGRIAVSNRTAAVWQTATLTEVRRETPYASTFRFAVPDWQGHLPGQHLMLRLTAEDGYSAQRHYSIASPPDDPGHIELTLDRVEGGEVSGWFHTVAEPGDVVEVRGPLSGFFAWPGDRPALLIGAGSGVVPLMSMVRHHRARALDVPLRLLVSARGPAELIYAREFGAETTPVFTRSAPDGVPVGRMSAVHVAPLLAEQPEGGWEAYVCGSNAFAEHASRLLVEAGQPVDRIRIERFG; this is encoded by the coding sequence GTGACTGAGACCTTCGCCCCCGTCACGCGGTTCGCGGTGCCGGGGCGCATCGCCGTCAGCAACCGGACCGCCGCGGTGTGGCAGACCGCCACGCTCACCGAGGTCCGCCGCGAGACCCCGTACGCGTCCACGTTCCGCTTCGCGGTGCCCGACTGGCAGGGGCATCTGCCCGGCCAGCATCTGATGCTGCGGCTGACCGCCGAGGACGGTTACTCGGCCCAGCGGCACTACTCGATCGCGTCGCCGCCTGATGACCCCGGGCACATCGAGCTGACCCTGGACCGGGTCGAGGGCGGTGAGGTCTCGGGCTGGTTCCACACGGTGGCCGAACCCGGTGACGTGGTCGAGGTGCGCGGGCCGCTGAGCGGTTTCTTCGCCTGGCCCGGTGACCGGCCCGCGCTGCTGATCGGGGCCGGTTCCGGGGTCGTACCGCTGATGTCGATGGTGCGTCATCACCGGGCGCGCGCCCTGGACGTGCCGCTGCGGCTGCTGGTGTCGGCCCGCGGCCCCGCGGAACTCATCTACGCGCGGGAGTTCGGCGCCGAGACGACCCCGGTGTTCACGCGGAGCGCGCCGGACGGGGTGCCCGTGGGACGTATGTCGGCCGTACATGTGGCCCCGCTCCTGGCCGAGCAGCCCGAGGGTGGGTGGGAGGCTTATGTGTGTGGATCCAACGCGTTCGCCGAGCATGCCTCGCGGCTGCTGGTGGAGGCGGGTCAGCCGGTCGACCGTATCCGGATCGAACGCTTCGGCTGA
- a CDS encoding acetylxylan esterase, whose protein sequence is MALFDLPIDELREYRSESVEPEDFDAFWSKTLQEAREHDLDARFELVDTGLATVKVYDVTFAGFGGHPVKGWFTVPAEVSTPVPVVVEFIGYGGGRGLPHEHLLWASTGRAHFVMDTRGQGSAWGGGGGTADPVAGAPAYPGFMTRGIDAPENYYYRRVFTDGVRAVEAARSHPLTDPARTVVLGGSQGGGISIAVGGLVPDLAAAAPDVPFLCDYPRAATMTDRHPYREIGLYLKTHRGRFEDVLGTLAYFDGVHFASRARTPALFSAALEDQTCPPSTVFAAFNAWGHDDKAIEVYDFNDHEGGGPYQEAAKLRWLRAYA, encoded by the coding sequence ATGGCCCTGTTCGACCTCCCCATCGACGAGTTGCGTGAGTACCGCAGCGAATCCGTCGAGCCCGAGGACTTCGACGCGTTCTGGTCCAAGACCCTTCAGGAGGCCCGCGAGCACGACCTGGATGCCCGCTTCGAACTCGTCGACACCGGCCTCGCCACGGTGAAGGTGTACGACGTGACGTTCGCCGGCTTCGGCGGCCACCCGGTCAAGGGCTGGTTCACCGTCCCCGCCGAGGTGTCCACGCCGGTACCGGTGGTCGTGGAGTTCATCGGGTACGGCGGCGGGCGCGGCCTGCCGCACGAACATCTGCTGTGGGCGTCGACGGGCCGGGCGCACTTCGTGATGGACACCCGCGGTCAGGGCAGCGCCTGGGGCGGCGGTGGCGGCACCGCGGACCCGGTGGCGGGCGCGCCCGCCTACCCCGGGTTCATGACCCGGGGCATCGACGCCCCCGAGAACTACTACTACCGCCGGGTGTTCACCGACGGGGTGCGTGCGGTGGAGGCGGCCCGTTCGCACCCGCTGACCGACCCGGCGCGCACGGTCGTCCTGGGCGGCAGCCAGGGCGGCGGCATCTCGATCGCGGTCGGCGGTCTGGTGCCGGACCTCGCGGCGGCCGCTCCGGACGTGCCGTTCCTGTGCGACTACCCGCGCGCGGCGACCATGACGGACCGTCACCCCTACCGGGAGATCGGCCTCTACCTCAAGACCCACCGCGGCCGCTTCGAGGACGTCCTCGGCACCCTCGCCTACTTCGACGGCGTGCACTTCGCGAGCCGCGCCCGCACGCCGGCGCTCTTCTCGGCGGCCCTGGAGGACCAGACCTGCCCGCCCTCCACCGTCTTCGCGGCCTTCAACGCCTGGGGCCACGACGACAAGGCGATCGAGGTCTACGACTTCAACGACCACGAGGGCGGCGGCCCCTATCAGGAGGCGGCGAAGCTGCGCTGGCTGCGCGCGTACGCCTGA
- a CDS encoding serine hydrolase domain-containing protein, whose translation MSEHQPAVHGHCDERFTPVRTAFEENFRDRAELGAAVSVTVDGETVVDLWGGWADAARTRPWERDTLVNVWSTTKGPTALCAHLLADRGLLDFDAPVATYWPEFAAAGKEKVLVRHLLSHRAGLSGLREPHSLAELYDWELTTERLAATEPWWEPGTVSGYHAFTYGFLVGEVVRRVSGLLPGAFLEREVTGPLGIDFTIGLPEKEAGRAAELVHPPAASSSEQAAIFAQLAPAAIAALTNPVAGAAEANTPEWRAAEIPAANGHGTARAVAALYGIFAGHGTLAGHRVLSPEAAERVRESQGRCLDLVLGAGLGSETELGLGLWLSGPNGSYGPNPRAFGHDGFGGSCGLADPEAGVALGYVMNRMGPHIADDPRKMALVEALYRAL comes from the coding sequence ATGTCCGAGCACCAGCCAGCTGTCCACGGCCACTGCGACGAGCGTTTCACGCCCGTGCGCACGGCGTTCGAGGAGAACTTCCGGGACCGTGCCGAGCTGGGCGCCGCGGTGAGCGTCACGGTCGACGGCGAGACGGTCGTGGACCTGTGGGGCGGCTGGGCCGACGCGGCCCGCACCCGCCCGTGGGAGCGGGACACGCTGGTCAACGTGTGGTCGACGACGAAGGGCCCGACGGCCCTGTGCGCCCACCTCCTCGCCGACCGGGGCCTGCTCGACTTCGACGCGCCGGTGGCGACCTACTGGCCCGAGTTCGCCGCGGCGGGCAAGGAGAAGGTCCTTGTACGGCACCTGCTGTCGCACCGGGCAGGGCTGTCCGGCCTGCGTGAACCCCACTCCCTCGCCGAGCTCTACGACTGGGAGCTGACGACGGAGCGGCTGGCGGCGACGGAACCCTGGTGGGAGCCGGGCACGGTCTCCGGGTACCACGCGTTCACGTACGGCTTCCTGGTCGGCGAGGTCGTCCGACGGGTCTCCGGGCTGCTGCCGGGGGCGTTCCTGGAGCGGGAGGTGACGGGGCCCCTCGGCATCGACTTCACCATTGGGCTGCCGGAGAAGGAGGCCGGACGGGCCGCCGAGCTGGTGCACCCGCCGGCCGCGTCGAGCAGCGAACAGGCCGCGATCTTCGCCCAGTTGGCGCCCGCCGCGATAGCCGCCCTGACCAATCCCGTGGCGGGCGCGGCGGAGGCGAACACCCCCGAGTGGCGGGCCGCCGAGATCCCCGCCGCGAACGGCCACGGCACCGCCCGGGCCGTCGCCGCGCTCTACGGGATCTTCGCGGGCCACGGCACCCTCGCCGGCCACCGCGTCCTGTCCCCCGAAGCCGCCGAGCGGGTCCGCGAGAGCCAGGGCAGGTGCCTCGACCTGGTGCTGGGCGCGGGACTCGGCAGTGAGACGGAACTAGGGCTCGGTCTGTGGCTCAGCGGCCCGAACGGCTCGTACGGCCCCAATCCCCGGGCCTTCGGACACGACGGCTTCGGCGGCTCGTGCGGTCTGGCCGATCCGGAGGCGGGGGTCGCGCTGGGCTATGTGATGAACCGGATGGGTCCGCACATCGCCGACGACCCGCGGAAAATGGCGCTGGTCGAGGCCTTGTACCGCGCGCTGTGA
- a CDS encoding thioesterase family protein, whose protein sequence is MTTSTENDARIDPLWRSWEGAHGGHVAAVALAAVRAQFAGGAHPVRTLTTHFLAPAAAGPLHVSGTAPASGRRSAACVFSGHQDGLPVVVGSALFGSGRSGTPYDGQPAPDVPGPEACRAVRLPGRLAPFARQLEIRPATSDLPLAGGDRAELLAWVRFTDGRVLDAGAVVTLTDVLPPALYAVWRSPRPVPSAELTVHFTDALDEDVPEGWTLVRIRTDHAGAGWAVDDSAVWAADGRLLALGRQSRVVRGELS, encoded by the coding sequence GTGACCACATCCACCGAGAACGATGCCAGGATCGACCCGCTGTGGCGGTCCTGGGAGGGAGCGCACGGCGGCCATGTCGCCGCCGTCGCCCTGGCGGCCGTACGCGCGCAGTTCGCCGGGGGAGCCCATCCGGTCCGCACGCTGACCACGCACTTCCTGGCCCCGGCCGCCGCCGGTCCGCTGCACGTGTCGGGCACCGCGCCCGCCTCCGGGCGCCGCAGCGCGGCCTGCGTCTTCTCAGGCCACCAGGACGGCCTGCCGGTCGTCGTCGGATCGGCCCTGTTCGGCTCCGGGCGCTCCGGGACGCCGTACGACGGGCAACCCGCCCCCGACGTGCCGGGCCCGGAGGCCTGCCGGGCCGTCCGGCTGCCCGGTCGTCTGGCCCCCTTCGCCCGGCAGTTGGAGATACGGCCCGCCACGTCCGACCTCCCGCTGGCCGGCGGGGACCGGGCCGAGCTGCTGGCCTGGGTGCGGTTCACGGACGGGCGGGTGCTCGACGCGGGAGCGGTGGTCACCCTCACCGATGTGCTCCCGCCCGCGCTGTACGCCGTCTGGCGCAGCCCGCGCCCCGTGCCCAGCGCGGAACTCACCGTCCACTTCACCGACGCCCTCGACGAGGACGTCCCCGAGGGCTGGACCCTCGTGCGGATCCGGACCGATCACGCGGGCGCCGGCTGGGCCGTCGACGACAGTGCCGTCTGGGCCGCGGACGGCCGTCTGCTGGCCCTCGGCCGCCAGTCCCGCGTGGTGCGCGGCGAGCTCTCGTGA
- a CDS encoding class I SAM-dependent methyltransferase has protein sequence MFSPEGPSLRELTVQALSSVERGYDLLAPKFDHTPFRTPDAVLDAVASALRRMGPFDAGLDLCCGTGAGARVLTRVCRESVTGVDFSAGMLDVARRRTRSGGPRVSWVRGDARALPFAPASFDLVVSFGAFGHFLPRELPGLFAQAREVLRPGGCFAFPVVAPPRPSSPAFWMLLGFDAVMRVRNALWRPPFVMYYRAFRLGDVRRELEWAGLRVELHALPEFGVRKDGSPRVRMVVARRPD, from the coding sequence ATGTTCAGCCCAGAAGGCCCCAGCCTCCGCGAACTCACCGTCCAGGCGCTGTCGTCCGTCGAGCGCGGCTACGACCTGCTCGCCCCCAAGTTCGATCACACCCCCTTCCGTACGCCCGACGCGGTGCTGGACGCCGTCGCGTCCGCGCTCCGCCGGATGGGCCCCTTCGACGCGGGGCTCGACCTGTGCTGCGGCACCGGCGCCGGTGCCCGGGTGCTGACCCGGGTCTGCCGCGAGAGCGTGACCGGGGTCGACTTCAGCGCCGGAATGCTCGACGTGGCCCGGCGGCGGACCCGGTCCGGCGGGCCGCGCGTGTCCTGGGTGCGGGGTGACGCGCGCGCCCTGCCGTTCGCCCCCGCCTCCTTCGACCTCGTCGTGAGCTTCGGGGCCTTCGGCCACTTCCTGCCGCGCGAACTGCCCGGTCTGTTCGCCCAGGCCCGCGAGGTGCTGCGGCCGGGCGGCTGCTTCGCCTTCCCGGTCGTCGCCCCGCCCCGCCCCTCGTCCCCGGCCTTCTGGATGCTCCTCGGTTTCGACGCCGTGATGCGGGTGCGCAACGCCCTGTGGCGCCCGCCGTTCGTCATGTACTACCGGGCCTTCCGGCTCGGGGACGTGCGCCGGGAACTGGAGTGGGCCGGCCTCCGGGTGGAACTGCACGCCCTGCCCGAGTTCGGTGTGCGCAAGGACGGCAGTCCGCGGGTCCGGATGGTCGTGGCGAGGCGCCCGGACTAG